The following proteins are encoded in a genomic region of Longimicrobiaceae bacterium:
- a CDS encoding PadR family transcriptional regulator, producing MPEQMPLVKGTLDLLVLRALSWGPMHGFEITSWLEDRSRSAIAVEDSALYQALYRLEARELVQAAWGVTENNRRARYYTVTPAGRAHLLAETERWVRYAATVTGILTAPAPT from the coding sequence GTGCCCGAGCAGATGCCGCTGGTGAAGGGAACGCTGGACCTGCTGGTGCTGCGGGCGCTGAGCTGGGGCCCCATGCACGGCTTCGAGATCACGTCGTGGCTGGAGGACCGCTCGCGCAGCGCCATCGCCGTGGAGGACTCGGCGCTGTACCAGGCGCTGTACCGGCTGGAGGCGCGCGAGCTGGTTCAGGCGGCGTGGGGCGTGACGGAGAACAACCGGCGCGCCCGCTACTACACGGTCACGCCCGCCGGCCGCGCCCACCTGCTCGCCGAGACGGAGCGCTGGGTGCGCTACGCGGCCACGGTCACCGGCATCCTCACCGCCCCGGCCCCCACGTGA